A genomic region of Sphingobium sp. HWE2-09 contains the following coding sequences:
- a CDS encoding MBL fold metallo-hydrolase, protein MSARITGTALSGMIALLATAAAAAGPPRAAFVTLGTMGGPVPDGHRSQPANAILQDGKTYLVDTGDGTVEQMARADLPLPSVRAIFLSHLHVDHIGGLAAILGLRNQTEARDILTIYGPPGTRELVAGIVASLQPSAKAGYGIPGKSWTPPENTVSVIELRDGESIRVDDMTVKVAQNTHYDFAPGSVEDRNYKSYALQFDLPGRSIAYTGDTGPSAAVEKLASGADLLVSEMIDIDATLDRVARTSPDMPAAVKATMLQHLTTHHLTPQEVGALAARARVKAVAVTHIAGGTDDAARTRTYIAAIRNNFTGPAAIANDLDRF, encoded by the coding sequence ATGTCCGCCCGGATCACCGGCACGGCGCTGTCCGGCATGATCGCCCTGCTGGCGACGGCAGCGGCGGCGGCCGGTCCGCCGCGCGCCGCCTTCGTCACTTTGGGGACGATGGGCGGTCCGGTGCCGGACGGACATCGCTCGCAACCGGCCAACGCCATCCTGCAGGATGGCAAGACCTATCTGGTCGACACCGGCGATGGCACGGTGGAACAGATGGCGCGGGCGGACCTGCCCCTGCCGTCCGTCCGCGCCATTTTCCTCAGCCACCTGCATGTCGATCATATTGGCGGGCTGGCGGCGATATTGGGGCTGCGCAACCAGACCGAAGCGCGCGACATACTGACCATTTATGGTCCGCCCGGCACGCGCGAACTGGTGGCTGGCATCGTCGCCAGCCTCCAGCCATCGGCCAAGGCGGGCTATGGCATCCCCGGCAAATCCTGGACGCCGCCTGAAAATACCGTGTCGGTGATCGAATTGCGGGACGGCGAGAGCATCCGCGTTGACGACATGACGGTGAAGGTCGCGCAGAACACGCACTACGACTTCGCGCCCGGCAGCGTGGAGGATCGCAACTATAAATCCTACGCCCTGCAATTCGACCTGCCGGGCCGATCCATCGCCTATACCGGCGACACCGGACCCAGCGCGGCGGTCGAAAAGCTGGCGTCGGGCGCGGACCTGCTGGTCAGCGAAATGATCGACATAGACGCCACGCTGGATCGCGTTGCGCGCACCAGCCCTGACATGCCCGCCGCCGTCAAGGCGACGATGCTGCAGCATCTGACCACCCATCACCTGACACCGCAAGAGGTCGGCGCGCTGGCCGCTCGCGCCAGGGTGAAGGCGGTGGCCGTCACCCATATCGCCGGTGGAACGGACGATGCCGCACGGACCCGCACCTACATCGCCGCCATCCGCAACAATTTCACCGGACCGGCCGCGATCGCCAACGATCTCGACCGCTTCTGA
- a CDS encoding TonB-dependent receptor translates to MKSIFWCATMLVGGIMPQVAMAQNTDTQASDGGLEEIVVTAQRREESLQRAAIAITAVTGDDLTRSGITETSNLGKLVPALVVQPTGGTTSFFLRGVGTNSQNSFSENAIAFNFNGVYVGRPTAPAGVFYDLERVEVVKGPQGTLYGRNATGGAINVLPKKPVLGKFGVEGLAEYGNYDSKKGFLAVNVPFGEIAALRVAGQVVDRDGYISDGYDDDKGEAVRASFLLKPSDIWSINIVGDYYHQGGKGSGAVLLPSKAFAVPSLDDRVSISDPRAIAAINGYASTLFAPPFCAGGFIASGCIENAGSDGYLDNHFYGLSAQVDGDMGFATLSVIPAWRKSEANFRTYLPGFRGEIQDNAEQMSLEARLTSAADQRLRYVLGGFFFNEQQDTLNYFRQGRISTTRFTPRLKTQSLAAFGQLTFDLRDNLRLIGGGRYTREDKSQLTASVAGGLPGPVDPPLGAPVTGDLTFTKFTWKAGVEFDAGPASLVYANVATGFKSGGFYVAAPPNNSFRPESLTAYTIGTKNRFFGNKLQLNIEAFYWDYKDQQVTFVGGVQTGNGIFAQGSLTTNAGKSRIFGSEVEARFAPTRDDLFNLNVQYLNGKYKSLQTANFSPTGAPVTTGCTTTGSRLANPGINGARFYDIDCSGKPTVNSPKWAINMGYQHSFHVGGDMVLVAGARSNIESSRYMNSNFREEEKQGSFMMSDAFLTLEGPQDKWSVTAFVNNIEDKEVLARAGTRPILDFPVGTLRPPRTYGVRLGFNL, encoded by the coding sequence ATGAAGAGCATTTTTTGGTGCGCCACGATGCTGGTCGGCGGGATCATGCCGCAGGTCGCCATGGCGCAAAATACAGATACGCAGGCGTCGGACGGTGGACTGGAAGAAATCGTCGTGACCGCTCAAAGGCGCGAGGAAAGCCTGCAACGGGCAGCCATCGCCATCACCGCCGTGACTGGAGACGACCTGACCCGCTCCGGCATCACCGAAACGTCGAACCTTGGTAAACTCGTGCCCGCGCTCGTCGTGCAGCCTACCGGCGGCACGACCAGCTTCTTCCTGCGCGGCGTCGGCACCAATTCGCAGAACAGCTTCTCCGAAAACGCGATCGCCTTCAATTTCAACGGCGTCTATGTCGGCCGCCCGACCGCGCCTGCCGGTGTCTTCTACGATCTGGAACGGGTCGAAGTGGTCAAGGGGCCGCAGGGCACGCTCTACGGCCGCAACGCGACCGGCGGCGCGATCAACGTCCTGCCCAAGAAGCCTGTCCTCGGCAAATTCGGCGTCGAAGGTCTGGCCGAATATGGCAATTACGACAGCAAGAAGGGCTTCCTAGCCGTCAACGTCCCGTTCGGGGAGATCGCCGCGCTGCGCGTCGCGGGCCAGGTGGTCGATCGCGACGGCTATATTTCCGATGGTTATGACGATGACAAGGGCGAAGCGGTGCGCGCCTCCTTCCTGCTCAAGCCATCGGACATCTGGTCGATCAACATTGTAGGCGACTATTATCATCAGGGCGGCAAGGGCAGCGGCGCGGTCCTGCTACCCAGCAAGGCGTTCGCCGTACCCTCGCTCGACGATCGGGTCAGCATATCCGATCCGCGCGCGATCGCCGCGATTAACGGCTATGCCTCCACCCTATTCGCCCCACCCTTCTGCGCGGGCGGCTTCATCGCCAGCGGCTGCATCGAAAATGCGGGCAGCGACGGCTATCTCGACAATCATTTCTACGGGCTGAGCGCGCAGGTCGATGGCGACATGGGCTTTGCCACGCTGTCCGTCATCCCAGCCTGGCGCAAGTCGGAAGCGAATTTCCGCACCTATCTGCCCGGCTTCCGTGGCGAGATACAGGATAATGCCGAACAGATGTCGCTGGAAGCGCGGCTGACCTCAGCCGCCGACCAGCGGTTACGCTATGTCCTGGGCGGCTTCTTCTTCAACGAGCAGCAGGATACGCTCAACTATTTCCGCCAGGGCCGGATTTCCACCACCCGCTTCACCCCCCGCCTCAAGACGCAGAGCCTCGCGGCCTTCGGTCAGTTGACCTTCGACCTCAGGGACAATCTGCGTCTGATCGGTGGCGGGCGCTACACGCGGGAAGACAAGTCGCAGCTGACCGCGTCGGTCGCGGGCGGCCTGCCCGGCCCGGTCGATCCGCCGCTGGGCGCGCCGGTCACCGGCGACCTGACCTTCACCAAATTCACCTGGAAGGCGGGAGTCGAATTCGACGCCGGGCCCGCATCCCTGGTTTATGCCAATGTCGCCACCGGCTTCAAATCGGGCGGCTTCTACGTCGCCGCACCGCCCAACAACAGCTTCCGCCCGGAAAGCCTGACCGCCTATACGATCGGGACCAAGAACCGCTTCTTCGGTAACAAGCTGCAGCTCAATATCGAAGCCTTCTACTGGGACTATAAGGACCAGCAGGTCACGTTCGTAGGCGGGGTCCAGACCGGCAATGGCATCTTCGCGCAAGGGTCGCTCACCACCAACGCGGGCAAGTCGCGCATCTTCGGCTCAGAAGTCGAGGCCCGCTTCGCGCCCACCCGCGACGATCTGTTCAACCTCAACGTCCAGTATCTGAACGGCAAATATAAGAGCCTGCAAACCGCCAACTTCTCGCCCACCGGCGCGCCTGTCACTACCGGCTGCACGACCACCGGATCGCGGCTCGCCAATCCCGGCATCAACGGCGCACGCTTCTACGACATCGACTGTTCGGGCAAGCCCACCGTCAATTCGCCCAAATGGGCGATCAACATGGGCTATCAGCACAGCTTCCATGTCGGCGGCGACATGGTGCTGGTGGCGGGCGCACGCTCGAACATCGAATCCAGCCGCTACATGAACTCCAACTTCCGCGAAGAGGAGAAGCAGGGCAGCTTCATGATGTCCGACGCGTTCCTGACGCTGGAAGGACCGCAGGACAAATGGAGCGTCACCGCCTTCGTCAACAATATCGAGGATAAGGAAGTGCTGGCCCGCGCCGGCACGCGTCCGATCCTCGACTTCCCCGTCGGCACGCTGCGTCCGCCGCGCACCTATGGCGTGCGCCTGGGCTTCAACCTGTGA
- a CDS encoding LysR family transcriptional regulator — translation MIVRLDRFDLNLLVAFDILVEERNVTRAAKRLNLTQSAMSAALRRLREAFADEILVQHGKKMIPTAAALSLAPEISTVVAELRGIIARGLTFDPAHSQRIFRIVASDYVTTVLIGPMLAKLQRSAPDVRIEITLPRNDIHARLEDGELDFIVAPERFLEGPHPRELLFEERHVVVGWSGNPIMQQPLTEDLYYSAGHVAVSVSRDGTFIENHLREQGDRRRIEVICAAFSQAAWMLPGTTRLALMHERLAKVMASILPLRVVDPPIDLPVMREMLQYHHARSGDTGLTWMRHQLRDAVAERTTHGGMAEG, via the coding sequence ATGATCGTGAGGCTGGACCGGTTTGACCTCAATCTTCTGGTGGCGTTCGACATATTGGTGGAAGAGCGCAACGTCACCCGTGCCGCCAAGCGGCTGAACCTGACGCAATCGGCGATGAGCGCGGCTTTGCGCCGATTGCGCGAGGCCTTTGCCGACGAGATCCTGGTGCAGCATGGCAAGAAGATGATCCCGACCGCAGCAGCCCTTTCGCTGGCACCGGAAATCTCCACGGTGGTCGCGGAGTTGCGCGGGATCATCGCGCGCGGCCTGACCTTCGATCCGGCGCACAGCCAGCGTATCTTCCGGATCGTGGCGTCGGACTATGTCACGACGGTGCTGATCGGCCCGATGCTGGCGAAATTGCAGCGATCGGCCCCCGACGTGCGGATCGAGATCACGCTGCCGCGCAACGACATCCACGCCCGGCTGGAAGATGGCGAACTGGACTTCATCGTGGCGCCCGAGCGTTTTCTGGAAGGGCCGCATCCGCGCGAATTATTGTTCGAGGAACGCCATGTCGTAGTGGGGTGGTCCGGCAATCCGATCATGCAGCAACCGTTGACAGAGGATCTTTATTATAGCGCCGGCCATGTTGCGGTCAGCGTGTCGCGCGATGGCACCTTCATTGAAAATCATCTGCGCGAACAGGGCGACCGTCGGCGGATCGAGGTGATCTGCGCGGCGTTCAGCCAGGCGGCGTGGATGCTGCCGGGCACGACCAGGCTGGCGCTGATGCACGAGCGGCTGGCGAAAGTGATGGCGTCGATATTGCCGTTGCGCGTCGTGGACCCACCGATCGATCTGCCGGTGATGCGCGAAATGCTGCAATATCATCATGCGCGTTCGGGCGACACGGGCCTGACATGGATGCGTCATCAATTGCGGGATGCGGTGGCGGAGCGGACGACGCATGGGGGCATGGCCGAGGGCTGA
- a CDS encoding sensor histidine kinase, translated as MPVEGEGREGPVHARAVTIDTSAGAVLLSAAAPPGVIARPIRSALVPLLTVMLTLAGIFAIAAFVQLRLGLRPILALRDQVAGIRRGARQAVDEDQPAELKPLAVELNALATDSAAALASARASAANLAHALKTPVATLALTVGDDPVASAQVRRIDGVIRHHLARARTAAVGRRATTLAAPVIADLVATIGALHRHVSISADIPDDLAVAVDVHDLTEIIGNLLDNAARHARTTVSVTTRLDEGHAMIAIDDDGPGIPPDQRELAMTSGIRLDESATGYGFGLAIVRDLITLYGGTLQLATSDLGGVRAIVTVPCVR; from the coding sequence ATGCCGGTCGAGGGAGAAGGTCGCGAAGGCCCGGTCCACGCCCGCGCCGTCACCATCGACACATCCGCAGGGGCGGTGCTCCTGTCCGCCGCCGCGCCCCCGGGCGTCATCGCGCGCCCGATCCGCTCTGCGCTCGTGCCCTTGCTGACGGTGATGCTGACGCTGGCGGGCATTTTCGCCATCGCCGCTTTCGTGCAGTTGCGGCTCGGGCTGCGACCGATCCTGGCGCTGCGGGATCAGGTCGCGGGCATCCGTCGCGGCGCCCGACAGGCGGTGGATGAGGATCAGCCCGCCGAACTCAAGCCGCTGGCGGTTGAACTCAATGCGCTGGCGACCGACAGCGCGGCGGCGCTGGCTTCCGCCCGCGCGTCCGCCGCCAACCTTGCCCATGCGCTCAAGACGCCGGTGGCGACATTAGCGCTGACCGTCGGTGACGATCCGGTCGCATCGGCGCAGGTCCGGCGGATCGACGGCGTCATTCGCCATCATCTGGCCCGCGCCCGGACGGCGGCCGTGGGTCGGCGCGCCACCACGCTGGCCGCCCCGGTGATCGCCGATCTAGTGGCGACGATCGGCGCGCTCCATCGCCATGTCTCGATCAGCGCCGACATACCCGACGATCTGGCCGTGGCGGTGGATGTTCATGACCTGACGGAAATCATCGGCAATCTGCTCGACAATGCGGCGCGCCACGCCCGCACCACCGTCAGCGTGACGACCAGGCTGGACGAAGGCCATGCCATGATCGCCATCGATGATGACGGCCCCGGCATTCCCCCGGACCAGCGTGAATTGGCGATGACATCGGGCATTCGCCTGGATGAGAGCGCCACGGGCTATGGTTTTGGCCTGGCGATCGTGCGCGACCTCATCACCCTATATGGCGGCACGCTGCAATTGGCGACGAGCGACCTTGGCGGCGTACGAGCCATAGTGACGGTGCCGTGCGTGCGGTGA
- a CDS encoding response regulator transcription factor, whose protein sequence is MRILLVEDDPDLGEAIARALRSENCAVDMVRDGIDAQHLGDTENYDAAVLDLGLPGQDGARVLAAWREAGRDLPVLVLTAREAWADKVSAFKAGADDYLTKPFRVEELMMRLRALVRRAAGHAQSRIACGPLSFESQTGQFELDGMPLRLTAFEWRVLSHLILRREVVVERLDLLEHVYEGDADVDSNSLEVIIGRLRRKIGADLIETVRGRGYRVTCGQQSA, encoded by the coding sequence ATGCGCATCCTGCTGGTGGAAGACGATCCCGATCTGGGCGAAGCGATTGCCCGCGCGCTGCGGTCGGAAAACTGCGCCGTGGATATGGTGCGCGACGGCATCGACGCGCAGCATCTAGGCGATACCGAAAATTACGACGCAGCCGTGCTCGACCTCGGCCTGCCGGGGCAGGACGGCGCCAGGGTGCTGGCGGCATGGCGGGAGGCTGGCCGCGACCTGCCCGTACTTGTCCTGACCGCGCGGGAAGCCTGGGCCGACAAGGTATCCGCGTTCAAGGCGGGCGCCGACGACTATCTGACCAAACCTTTTCGTGTCGAGGAATTGATGATGCGGCTGCGCGCGCTCGTGCGGCGGGCGGCGGGTCATGCGCAGTCGCGCATCGCCTGCGGCCCGCTATCGTTCGAAAGCCAGACCGGGCAGTTCGAACTGGACGGGATGCCGCTTCGCCTCACCGCGTTCGAATGGCGCGTGCTGTCGCACCTCATCCTGCGGCGGGAGGTGGTGGTGGAACGGCTCGATCTGCTGGAGCATGTCTATGAAGGCGATGCCGACGTCGATTCCAACAGCCTGGAGGTGATCATCGGCCGCCTGCGTCGCAAGATCGGCGCGGACCTGATCGAAACGGTGCGCGGGCGCGGCTATCGCGTCACGTGCGGGCAGCAAAGCGCATGA